AGATATCAGAAGTCAAACAGTGGGAATTTCCCATCACTTAATCTCACACACAAGGAAGTCGGTGGGTCTTTCTACACAGTGCGGGAGATTGTTAGAGACATAATCCAGGAAAATAGAGTGCTGGGCCCTGCTAAGTTGAGTCCTGAGGAGCAGGGCAGTGATCAGTTCTTGGAACAACGGAGCAATGACCATTTCTTGGTACATGACCCATTGTGTTCAATTGCCACTGAACCTCAAACTTTGTTTTTAAAATCCAATGAAACTCATCTTATATTTAATCGTCAGCAGGGAACAAGTGAAGAACTGGTATTAGGTTCTGATGGGTTAGGTTCTGATGGGCATAATACTGGACCTGACTATCAGGTGTTCGAAAATGGGCGAATTGTAAATGGAAACCAGGTAGAATTGACAAACCAAAAATCTGATGGACTGCCTTATTTAGAGTTGCAAGTAAGTGAACTCACAGGAGCAGAGAAACATCTTGAGGAAGAATGGGCTGCATCAATGGAAAAATTGACTCTTACAACTGCAGAGGAAGAGCAAGTCTTAGTCTCTGATGGGAATGTATCAGAATATCAGGTGCCTGACAATGGGCAAAGCGTCAATTCTGCCAAACTGACATGTACTGAGTACCAAGTCAGTAAACCTTCAGAATCAGAGGGGAATATTGAGGAAAAACTGTCCACACCTGAGGCAAAAGTAAATCCCATAGCAGCGGATGTCATGGTAGAAGTGTTTCCATTACTGCCTGTCACTGTAACAGTCGATAACTTGAATGAAAGCAGTTTAGGAGAAGCAAGAGATTTGATTAATCCTTTggaagaaaaagagattgaaaaggTGGAGTTGGAACCAGGCAATGGTAGTTTTCTATCTGATGGAATGAATTCCGTGAAGAGTTCTAATTTGGGGGATTATAAATCAGTGGCAAACCTTTCAGGTTCAGTGGACAAGGAAGTAGTAGAAGACCTTGTAGAGCCATCATTTGAAGACTCAAATTGCTCAGCCCCTGGAGAAGGCATTAAGGATGATAGTTGCGATGCCGAAGTGTTTGAAGCTAAAGTATATCGCAATGATGTTGGAACACCTCAACCGCTTGAGAAAGGCCAGGAACTTGCTGAAGCCGAGGTGAGTTTCTTGTTGAAACTTGTGCGTCTATGCATGCAAATTCATGTGAACATTTTCAGAATGAGAACTACtacagatacaaaaagattacacaaagtaaacccacaaattgatgtggctttatggaatccgttagatctactttataataaaagtaactataCAATTTGACGTACGacatcaaaccacatcagtttgtgggtttatttttgtgaaatctctttgtagctaaagtattttcctttcaGAATTCTCTGTTTAgaaatttacttatataaaaaaaaaaaagaattctctgtttagaaattttattgttggtgAATGAAGTCAGATTTTCTAATAATTGTTTACTTTCTATTGGGTATATAAATGAAACATGATTGGGGAAAAAGTATAATGTTTTCGGCACACTCTGAGAACATAGCATATAAATTGCCAGCTGTTGGCATTATGATCAAAATTGACTCATTGGTATTCTTTTGCTGAAACTAATTTATTCAGTTAGTGGTGATGCACCCAAGTAGTTTGCTAGCTATGTATAGCTCATAAAAAACATTTGCTGGCAGAACTTATGTTGGGAACTGTTGCCACTGTTCTTTTGCAGGCCTTAAGTGCTCCAAATAACGTCCATACCAATATTCTTAATGACACTTATACTGGCAGTAGTAGTGGTGAGGTAAATGTCCCCAGGATGAGTGTGAACCAACCTAAAGCTGATGTTCAGTGCAGTGGCTTGAACTCCCAGAAAGGAAGCAACCCGACGTTAGATAGAATAAATCTGTAAGTATTCTCTAGTTAGCAACTCCATCCCGAATTCAGCACTTAATTTATGGtgctttatcattttcaaatttggaGCATTTACGTTGGTTCATGTAGAGCTcatttataattcttttgcTCTGTTTATTTGTGCAGTGAATCTTGGAAAACAACCAGAAGATCCGGAAAACCAGAAAATAATCCGCTTCTGGACACTATTAAAGCATTTGTAGTCGcctttataaaattttggactgaGTAAAATGCGTGGAGACTAGTTTTTATTTTGCGCCAAAATTGCTTTATGGATATAGAGAGCTATATACCAGCCAGATAGTGGCTGATGTCTTGGGTTAGTTCTTATGTTAAATTGCGTGgttgtttcttcttcctctttttggGAGGGTCTAGTTGAAGGTACTTGCATGGACACTCAAGgacatgtctctctctctctctcccatccTCTGCTCTCTTGTACTCTTGCTTGTGAATTCTTAAGTGAGATCATCATgttaatcttttcttttccgTACCATATAGACAGAGATATCCTTGAAGAGACAAATAAAAGTTATTGACTGAAAGATGAATAAAGATACGAAGTCTTGAGTCTTgacaaaaaaggaaagagggaTTCGAATCTCGGTTTAAAAAATCCATACAACGAAGTATATATATTGCCTATTGGAGtttcattccaaaaaaaaaataaataaataaacgggcctttcttttataattcttcttacatttatatattatttttattctattactAGTTTatcatatagaaaaaaaattattttaaatatatatatagaaaaaaaattataaatatttttaaatctaaatactaaatctatataaaaaagaaatatagagtTGTGGAGAGGTTTAACTTTTACACGAAGAAATTCAAGTCGAACTAATTACTAGCTGGGTAGAGATTGAATAAGATATAAGATACATGAGttgtgtgatatatatatatatatatatatatatatataatagtgctacatgtatttatagttttacttacacatttttatttacaagattcattttgttagttttttttttttaaattcaaattttaaatttt
Above is a genomic segment from Juglans microcarpa x Juglans regia isolate MS1-56 chromosome 1D, Jm3101_v1.0, whole genome shotgun sequence containing:
- the LOC121263312 gene encoding uncharacterized protein LOC121263312 isoform X1, with translation MYAVKGGWVGQTFALARRNDSEGRKSRIRRSKEERKAMVESFIKKYQKSNSGNFPSLNLTHKEVGGSFYTVREIVRDIIQENRVLGPAKLSPEEQGSDQFLEQRSNDHFLVHDPLCSIATEPQTLFLKSNETHLIFNRQQGTSEELVLGSDGLGSDGHNTGPDYQVFENGRIVNGNQVELTNQKSDGLPYLELQVSELTGAEKHLEEEWAASMEKLTLTTAEEEQVLVSDGNVSEYQVPDNGQSVNSAKLTCTEYQVSKPSESEGNIEEKLSTPEAKVNPIAADVMVEVFPLLPVTVTVDNLNESSLGEARDLINPLEEKEIEKVELEPGNGSFLSDGMNSVKSSNLGDYKSVANLSGSVDKEVVEDLVEPSFEDSNCSAPGEGIKDDSCDAEVFEAKVYRNDVGTPQPLEKGQELAEAEALSAPNNVHTNILNDTYTGSSSGEVNVPRMSVNQPKADVQCSGLNSQKGSNPTLDRINLESWKTTRRSGKPENNPLLDTIKAFVVAFIKFWTE
- the LOC121263312 gene encoding uncharacterized protein LOC121263312 isoform X2; amino-acid sequence: MYAVKGGWVGQTFALARRNDSEGRKSRIRRSKEERKAMVESFIKKYQKSNSGNFPSLNLTHKEVGGSFYTVREIVRDIIQENRVLGPAKLSPEEQGSDQFLEQRSNDHFLQGTSEELVLGSDGLGSDGHNTGPDYQVFENGRIVNGNQVELTNQKSDGLPYLELQVSELTGAEKHLEEEWAASMEKLTLTTAEEEQVLVSDGNVSEYQVPDNGQSVNSAKLTCTEYQVSKPSESEGNIEEKLSTPEAKVNPIAADVMVEVFPLLPVTVTVDNLNESSLGEARDLINPLEEKEIEKVELEPGNGSFLSDGMNSVKSSNLGDYKSVANLSGSVDKEVVEDLVEPSFEDSNCSAPGEGIKDDSCDAEVFEAKVYRNDVGTPQPLEKGQELAEAEALSAPNNVHTNILNDTYTGSSSGEVNVPRMSVNQPKADVQCSGLNSQKGSNPTLDRINLESWKTTRRSGKPENNPLLDTIKAFVVAFIKFWTE
- the LOC121263312 gene encoding uncharacterized protein LOC121263312 isoform X3, which translates into the protein MYAVKGGWVGQTFALARRNDSEGRKSRIRRSKEERKAMVESFIKKYQKSNSGNFPSLNLTHKEVGGSFYTVREIVRDIIQENRVLGPAKLSPEEQGSDQFLEQRSNDHFLGTSEELVLGSDGLGSDGHNTGPDYQVFENGRIVNGNQVELTNQKSDGLPYLELQVSELTGAEKHLEEEWAASMEKLTLTTAEEEQVLVSDGNVSEYQVPDNGQSVNSAKLTCTEYQVSKPSESEGNIEEKLSTPEAKVNPIAADVMVEVFPLLPVTVTVDNLNESSLGEARDLINPLEEKEIEKVELEPGNGSFLSDGMNSVKSSNLGDYKSVANLSGSVDKEVVEDLVEPSFEDSNCSAPGEGIKDDSCDAEVFEAKVYRNDVGTPQPLEKGQELAEAEALSAPNNVHTNILNDTYTGSSSGEVNVPRMSVNQPKADVQCSGLNSQKGSNPTLDRINLESWKTTRRSGKPENNPLLDTIKAFVVAFIKFWTE